One Cardiocondyla obscurior isolate alpha-2009 linkage group LG11, Cobs3.1, whole genome shotgun sequence DNA segment encodes these proteins:
- the LOC139106485 gene encoding apical junction molecule ajm-1 codes for MELHARMFFLCLLCIASASNVLPQEVAELKAEPSSSESIIEDLLGIPVQETNGSDQQPADNSRDKRALGLLLSGLAQIFGYTVTPIQFASLPNPNVTRPVAMSKAGVAVQQTASSRPTNATVPKQQETIRFTGVLNFGNNSNILGHLRQYEQIFHGPRSNTTATTTATMTTSRPATLPAKIALDPQINSQTKPPLLAPFFVKIPLPIAPDLLPISPLSVPAEDIGLTYQTVPVSTASGSEENAETPVRKEQEVVYRSNEDTERYTVEEKDIYDEKDVMKPADSPRVKIDEPSRDKQLNKERGDLQRKQEDRVKLEPKEEKKNHDKAADYSEEETNERYKNREKEITGRNREHVSKNESTESKPARDDEEDEGSAERHEDYASGENLSNESSKQSSKEEKEQNENYSTYNDLKQFSGYKHPENFEKYVEYNQQLPIGDYFHENNPEVIRDSYGEVLDDKKLEDDRIAGYVSMFKHPYVQTDDSRRAHAEDASREENERETSEDGYDEHLIRLQKLREEYAPPENKYEEYDLNDDSEADRGDRESEIPQNRTPTKSKRPKAERVRDKEDSHPGRPTNELENARSQEEVDFARYVPLIVPIRYVNANDKPRQASAQRLNYKETDKSTHDRLRENDAGPARTVLKESLTPQIGPPERPRQLHEGEHKELHAWPPPFDYAFDNTQSVTHTVVPPNSRIYYPQNYAPNYYQHVMKDTVTQNARDGSTEQPSGYVVVVDNPGYPYRYPYNVYYFSNEVVNSRNQAPHLNTEAPRPQNQVYVAQQTVDRQTIRVKPNVTEYKLNETTSSPRNYYYQSQNAVPTNTLDHYKYDFGDRAPQVKEPLNVDVRNPIFNSENWSNRIYRTQSPSTTIEEPPRPVFTQLQNIAPSNRNVPNGLPRSSRHSRMLRRVKKSVQQKDHRENDKNNSTKAPQILINKPFNDPQTAHDFFGFSKDDYNFGIESDAMKVAEEEKKTVEKSLLDSAEPVAYQHDDESIVKDIDEPENDTDKAKVKEYRNKVATLKVSERRQLKPNGPIEYVDFTRSL; via the coding sequence ATGGAATTGCACGCGCGAATGTTCTTCCTATGTTTACTGTGCATAGCGAGTGCGTCCAACGTACTACCGCAAGAAGTTGCCGAACTCAAAGCGGAACCTTCGTCATCTGAATCCATCATCGAGGACCTCCTAGGAATTCCCGTACAGGAAACCAATGGCTCCGATCAACAACCCGCGGATAATTCTCGCGACAAGCGAGCCCTCGGTCTTCTGCTCTCGGGCCTAGCTCAGATTTTTGGCTACACGGTAACTCCGATCCAATTCGCCTCGCTGCCGAATCCGAACGTGACAAGACCCGTCGCGATGTCGAAAGCGGGAGTCGCCGTACAACAGACCGCGTCTTCGCGACCGACGAACGCAACGGTACCGAAGCAGCAGGAGACAATCAGATTCACCGGCGTGCTGAACTTCGGCAATAACTCGAACATCCTGGGTCACCTGCGGCAATACGAGCAGATCTTTCACGGTCCTCGAAGCAacacgacggcgacgacgacggcgacgatgacaACGTCGCGACCCGCGACGCTTCCCGCGAAGATCGCGCTGGATCCGCAAATAAACTCGCAAACGAAACCACCACTGCTGGCACCGTTCTTCGTCAAGATCCCGTTGCCGATCGCGCCCGACCTTTTGCCAATCTCGCCCCTTTCGGTGCCCGCCGAGGACATCGGGTTGACGTATCAAACCGTGCCGGTTTCTACCGCGAGCGGCTCGGAGGAAAACGCGGAGACGCCGGTTCGGAAGGAGCAGGAGGTGGTGTACAGAAGCAACGAGGACACGGAACGATACACGGTGGAGGAGAAAGATATTTACGACGAGAAGGACGTGATGAAGCCAGCGGACAGTCCCCGAGTAAAAATCGACGAGCCGAGTCGAGATAAACAATTGAATAAAGAACGCGGTGACCTGCAGCGCAAGCAAGAAGATCGCGTCAAGCTAGAGccgaaagaagagaagaaaaatcaCGACAAAGCTGCTGATTACAGCGAGGAGGAAACGAACGAGAGGTACAAGAACCGCGAGAAAGAGATCACCGGTCGAAATCGAGAACACGTCTCCAAAAATGAATCAACGGAGAGCAAACCCGCGCGAGACGACGAGGAAGACGAAGGCTCCGCGGAAAGGCACGAGGATTACGCCAGTGGAGAAAATCTCTCGAACGAGTCATCGAAACAATCGtcaaaagaagagaaagaacaGAACGAGAATTACTCGACTTATAACGATTTAAAGCAGTTCAGCGGATACAAGCACCCTGAAAACTTTGAAAAGTACGTGGAGTACAATCAACAGTTGCCTATCGGTGACTATTTCCACGAGAATAATCCGGAAGTGATCCGCGATAGCTACGGCGAGGTGCTGGACGACAAGAAACTGGAGGACGACAGGATCGCCGGCTACGTAAGCATGTTCAAGCACCCGTACGTGCAAACCGACGATTCGCGGAGAGCCCACGCCGAGGACGCATCGAgagaagaaaacgaaagagagacgTCCGAGGACGGTTACGACGAGCATCTGATCAGGCTGCAAAAGCTCAGGGAAGAGTACGCCCCGCCGGAAAACAAATACGAAGAGTACGACTTGAACGACGACAGTGAGGCGGACAGAGGCGACAGGGAGAGCGAGATACCGCAAAATCGTACGCCGACGAAATCAAAGAGACCTAAAGCAGAACGCGTCCGCGACAAGGAAGACAGTCACCCGGGGCGACCGACGAATGAATTAGAAAACGCGAGGTCTCAGGAGGAAGTAGATTTCGCGAGATACGTGCCTCTAATCGTGCCGATACGTTACGTCAACGCGAACGACAAACCGCGGCAAGCGTCCGCGCAACGGCTAAACTACAAGGAGACGGATAAATCAACGCACGATCGGCTTAGGGAGAATGACGCGGGTCCCGCGCGAACGGTCCTCAAGGAAAGTTTGACTCCGCAGATCGGACCGCCGGAAAGGCCGCGGCAACTGCACGAGGGCGAGCACAAAGAGTTACACGCGTGGCCGCCTCCCTTTGACTACGCCTTCGACAACACACAGTCGGTGACACACACAGTCGTCCCGCCGAATTCACGAATCTACTACCCGCAAAACTACGCTCCGAACTATTACCAACACGTCATGAAAGATACCGTGACGCAAAACGCGCGTGACGGATCCACAGAACAGCCTTCCGGCTACGTAGTGGTCGTCGATAATCCGGGATACCCGTATCGATATCCTtataatgtttattatttctcaaacGAAGTCGTGAATTCACGAAATCAAGCTCCTCACTTAAATACCGAAGCCCCGCGTCCGCAAAACCAAGTTTACGTTGCTCAACAAACGGTCGATCGGCAGACTATACGCGTAAAACCTAATGTCACTGAATACAAACTAAACGAGACCACGAGCAGTCCACGAAATTACTACTATCAGTCTCAGAATGCTGTCCCAACGAACACTCTCGACCATTACAAATATGACTTCGGAGATCGCGCGCCTCAAGTCAAAGAGCCGCTCAACGTCGACGTGAGAAATCCTATTTTTAACTCGGAAAACTGGTCGAACAGAATATATCGAACTCAATCCCCGAGTACTACGATCGAGGAACCTCCTCGACCGGTTTTCACACAATTGCAGAATATTGCGCCTTCAAATCGTAACGTGCCGAACGGACTACCGAGATCGTCGCGTCACTCGCGGATGTTAAGAAGAGTGAAAAAGAGCGTGCAACAAAAAGATCATCGTGAGAATGACAAAAATAATTCCACAAAAGCTCCGCAGATCCTGATAAACAAGCCATTCAACGACCCTCAAACCGCGCACGACTTCTTTGGATTCAGCAAAGACGATTATAACTTCGGTATCGAAAGCGACGCAATGAAAGTAGccgaagaggaaaaaaaaactgtcgaGAAATCGCTGCTCGATTCAGCGGAACCGGTCGCTTATCAGCATGACGACGAAAGTATCGTGAAAGACATCGACGAACCGGAAAATGATACCGACAAAGCCAAAGTGAAAGAGTACCGAAACAAAGTAGCGACCTTGAAAGTGTCGGAACGCAGACAATTAAAGCCTAATGGACCGATCGAGTACGTGGACTTTACACGCAGTCTCTAA